Below is a genomic region from Ruania alba.
ACGGTGCTGGCGAACGACTTCCCGCGCGGGACGGCCTACACGGCACGGATCGCGGTGGATGAGTGGATCTCCGGAGTGGCTGCGTGTGGGTGTTCTGACCCCGGTGGAGCGTGATCGGAACGCTCAGCGGACGCCTGGCTGTTCCGGGGCGCTGGCCGGTCAGGTCAGCGATGGAAGGTGAACCGGGTGCAGTCTGTGGGGAAGGAGAACCAGGCCAGCACCCGGGACGGTGTGATGACACGGAGTCCGCCGCCCTGCTCGCCTGCCCATGAGTCGGGCCCCGGGTCGTAGCCGTCGTCGTGATACTTGCTGAAGGCCGCGGACAGCCGCGCCCCGAAGTCATCCGGCTGTGCGGATGTGGCGGTCGAGGCGCCTTCGACGATGATGGCTTCCGCGCCTGATTCCAGGTGGAGGGAGACGGCCGGATTGCTCTCGAGGTTCCGGACGTGCCGGGTGGTCGGGGCGCCGTCGTACCAGAACCGGCCGTCGAGCCACACGCCCCAGCGGGGCACCGAGTGCGGTGTGCCGTCCGGCCGGACGGTGCTGAGCCAGTAGTGCTTGGCCGCGGTGAGCTGCTTCTCCACGTCGGCCCAGTCGAGCAGCCCGTCGCGGCTCGATGGAATGCCGTACCCGTCCGGCATGGTGGGACGTTCTGCAGTGGGGCCTTGTATGGACATGGGGCGAGGCTACGCCCGGGGATGAGGTCACGTGATGGGTGCGCAGTCGATTTGGTGCGGGCCGACGGACGGGAGGCGTGTGCTGGTGATGGGGTCGTATCAATGTGGGTTGAGGCGATCGGCCGATGTCAGTGGTGCCTAAAGAATGTGGAAGGACGTTGACAACCACGGGCTCCATGTTCTCGTCACGGGTCGCGAACTGGTCGGCGATGCCTGTGTGGATGGGTATTTCTGAGTCACTGGACGAGGACGTCCGTGTCGACTTTGTGGGGCGCCGACACTGTGCCTCAGTGGCGCGGACTTTTCCACAGGTGCCGATGCTGTCCAGCGCAATGTCAGTGCCCTCTGGGAGAATAAAGCCATGACCTCGACAGCCACTGGTACCGCGTTCTCGGCCCCGGCCGGGAATGCGGTGTTGGCTGCCCTGCGGGAGAACCGGACCGCAGCCCGGGCAGTGGATATCGAGTGCGCCGAGCTGGTGGTGGCGTGGGTGGGTGAGCGGGCGATCGACACGGCCACCCTGGGCGCCTTGAGGGGTGGGCCGGTGTTCGACCCTGATGAACACGCGGGCATGCCGGTTCCGGACGAGCACGCGGGCCTGCCGGGGACGGAGCAGCCGATGCGGTTGGCTGGGGATGGTGCCCCATTGGTCTCGGACCTGGAGTTCACCCGGTTGGCGACCGCGTTGGGGCAGTCGAACGAAGCAGCCCTGGCCTATGTGGGTGTGGTGGTCGAGCTCGCCTACCGGCTACCCCAGTTATGGTCCCGGGTGAGGGCCGGGCAGGTCAGCATCTACCGGGCCCGGGCAGTGACCCGAATGAGCAAGAGACTCCCGTTCGCCGGTGCAGCCTGGGTGGATGCGCAGGTGGCCTGGACGATCGGGTCCTGCACGGTGGCGCAGATTGAGCGGACCGTGAGTGCGGCGATGGCCACGTTTGATCCCGAACAGGCCGCCAAGGACGAACAGGCAGCGTTGGAGGGGCGCCACTTCGATATCCGTCTCGATGAGGCAGCCACCACCGCGGCACCGGGACCAGGAGCAGGATTGGGTGTGGGGTCGGTGGTGCGGGTCGAGGGCGGCCTCGACCTTGCTGACGCGTTGGATCTTGAGGCTGCGGTGTCCGACCAGGCCCGGGTGCTGGCCGGGTTCCTGCCCGGCACCAGCGAGGACGTGCGCCGCTCCATCGCCGTCGGTGACCTCGCCCGCGGACACACCACACTCCCGATCCCCACCACCCCCGGCAGCGGTGAGGGCGGCAGTGAAGGAGTTTCCGGCGGTGGCGCAGCACCGACCACCACGACCGGGACCAGTGTCGTGGGGGCGCCAGGTGCTACTGGTGGGATGGGTCGGACTGTGATGCTCTACCTGCACCTGCCCGCTGACGCCCTCAACGACCACGCCGAAGCCGGCACCGGTGAGAGCTCCGGTACCGGTGAGGGTGCGGGTAACTCTGGTGAAACGGGCCCTGTGTTCGGATCCGGGGTCGTGGGCCGGTGCGAAAACACCAAATCACCGGTCTCGAAAGAGCAGATTCGTCAATGGTGTGCCACCGCCGGCCGAATACTGGTCCGTCCCGTGATCGATCTGGCCGGGCACACCGATGCCACCACGTATGAGGCCAGTCCAAAACTGCGTGAACAGATCATTCTTCGTGACGGGCGGTGCCGGTTTCCCTATTGCAATCGCTCCGCGCGTTCTGCCGATCTGGATCATAGTGTTCCCTTCGACCGCGGCGGCCGGACCAGTTCGGTGAATATGGCCGCCTTGTGTCGACGTCATCACCGGGCGAAAACTCATGCCGGGTGGTCGTATTCGATGATCACCCCCGGCGTGTATTACTGGGCTGCACCCGATGGTGCGCATTACCTGGTCACGCCCACCGGCACGTATCCCATCCCCACCGCCGGCACCAGTATGGGGGCGCGAAACGGACGGGGCAGCCCTCGTGGCGGCAGTCCGCCCGAGAGCAGACACGACCAGCCACACAGCAAGGACGTCGCGGGCCCGCCGCGCCCAGACCTGCCCGGCCACACCGACCCACCACCGGTCTGACCACCCCGCCCCGAACCCCGCCGACACCACCGGTCGACGGGGCCACCGGCATGTCCGCGGTGACCCACCGGCTCGATCAGAACCGCACGGCGAGGAGGGGCGGGGTGCTGAGCACCTGAGTCGGCTCACGTGGTGACGCGGGTGGATCTGCCCACTCAGCCGCCTGTGGCGCTGGGCGAAGAGTGACCTTCTCGTCTCGCTGGGCAGGCGGGGCCGTGCGCTGTGCTCCCTGACCTGTGACCTGCAACGGCCCTCCAGGCGTGAGCACCCCACCTGTTCCTGACCTGCGCCGCGACCGCGCCCCGTAGGGTGGGCCCATGGGTGCGAACGTCAGCGACAGAGCCATCGACTGGCCACTCGCCACGAGTCGCGCCGCGGCCCTGACCCGGCCGGGACCGCGGGTGCCCCCGGCTGAACTCGCCGAGTTCGTGGCCGAGTTGCGTACCTCCGCCCGTGAGGCACCCGCACACGTCGGCGCCGTCACCGGGCTCCTCGAGCCCGCGCTGCAGGCGGGTTCCGGCCCGGTCTACGTAATCGATCGGCCCCGTTGGACCGAGGCGAACATCGAGATGCTTCGGGGCACCATCGGCGATGTCCTTCCTGCCCCCTCCCAACCCTGGGGCGCACGATTCGCCGGTGAAGAGCTGGGCGTCCTCCTCTCCCTGCTCGCCTCCCGCGTCCTCGGTCAGTACGACCCCTTCACCCGTCGCACCGATGGTGCTGACGGCACAGCCCCGGGTGCTGACGGCGCAGCCCCGCTCTCAGCGCAGCCGGGGCGTCTCGTGCTGGTCGCTCCGAACATCTGGCGCATCCACGACGATCTCGGCGTGCGGCGCCGCGACTTCGGGATGTGGGTGTGCCTGCACGAACAGACGCATGCCCTCCAGTTCGCCGCCGCGCCCTGGCTCAGCGACCACCTGCGGGAACGGATGCGGTCACTGATGTCCGCCGTCACGGACACCGACTCCGGAGCGCAACGCCTGCAGGACCTCCTGCGCGCCCTCCCCAAAGTGCTCACCGGCGAACGCCACGACGCCCCGGCCGGGGGGCTCGTGGACGCTGTGCTCAGCGATTCCGAGCGCGCCGCGATGGCGGAGATGGCGGCCGTGATGTCTCTGCTGGAAGGGCACGCGGACGTGGTGATGGACGCCGTCGGACCGCGTGTGGTGCCCACAGTGAAGAAGATCCGCAAGGCATTCGAGAAGCGCCGCGCCGGCACCGGACCGATCGACCTGCTGCTCCGGCGCATCCTCGGACTCGATGCCAAGCTCGCCCAGTACCGCAACGGTGCTGCCTTCGTGCGTGGAGTTGTCGACCAGGTCGGTCATGAGGGTTTCAACGCCGTCTGGTCCGGTCCGCACGCTCTGCCGAGCGCCGACGAGATCGCGGACCCCGCGGCCTGGGTGCGGCGTCTGCACAGCTGATGCCCGGTCCACAGCCTCCGGTCGCACGAGTGCGGCACACGGTGCGCACCTTCCTCGACGAGCGCCTCGCCACCGGCCGCCTGCGACCTGGCGACCTGCTCCTGGTGGCCTGCTCCGGCGGCCCCGACTCCCTCGCACTGGCAGCCGCGACAGCTTTCGTCGCGCCTCGTCTCGGCCTGCGAGCCGGCGCCGTCGTGGTCGATCACGGACTCCAGGGAGGCAGCGCCACGATCGCCGATACTGCTCGTGCCGCCTGCGCCGACCTCGACCTCGAACCCGCCACCGTGGTGCGGGTGCAGATGCCCCCCGACAATCCGGACGGCCCGGAAGGTGGTGCACGAGCGGTGCGCTACAACGCGCTCACCGAGGAGGTCGCCCGCACCGGCGCGGCCGCCGTGCTGCTCGGACACACCCGGGATGATCAGGCCGAGACGGTCCTGCTCGCCCTCGCCCGCGGTTCGGGGACCCGATCACTGGCCGGAATGGCCGCCGTCCGGGAGCCGTTCTGGCGCCCCCTGCTGAGTGCGACCCGGGCGGACACGCACGCCGTGTGCGAGGCGCTCGGTCTGCCGGTCTGGCACGACCCGAGCAACGCCGTCGATGGCCCCTGGCGCACCGCTGACGGCGAACCGTTGCGACGGAGCGCGATCCGGCATGTGGTCCTGCCCACACTCACCGAAGCGCTCGGCCCCGGCGTACCCGAGTCGCTCGCACGCACCGCCGAGCTCGCACGGGCCGATGCCGTTCTCCTCGACGAGCTCACCGACCAGGCCTGGGAGCGACTCGCGTGCAGTGAGCCGAACGGCACCGTCACCGCCCCCGTCGGTGAGCTGGCCGAGGTCCCGACGGCGGTCCGCCGCCGCCTCCTGCGACGTCTCGCCCTGGCCGCGGGGTGCCCGGGTGGTGCCCTCTCGCACGCACACACCGAGCGGATGGATGCGCTCGTGATCGCCTGGACCGGACAAGGGCCCGTGCATCTCCCAGGCGGCATCGACGCCGTGCGGACCTGTGGCAGGCTTGTGCTGCGCGTAGGTCCGGCCCGCCCGGCTCGCTGACCTCGAGGCACGCGCCGTTGAGTATGAGGAGAGTGGTGTGGACGCGACCGATATGGGCACCGACCTCAAAGAGGTCCTGCTGACCGAGGAACAGATCGGCACGACCCTGGACGAGCTGGCCGCCCACATCGACGCGGACTACGCAGGCAAGGACGTTTTGCTCGTGGGTGTCCTCAAGGGCGCGGTGATGGTGATGGCCGACCTTTCCCGGCGGCTGCACACCCCACTCACGATGGACTGGATGGCCGTGTCGTCCTATGGGTCGGGCACCAAATCCTCCGGTGTGGTGCGCATCCTCAAGGACCTGGACACCGACATTGACGGCAGGCATGTGCTGATCGCCGAGGACATCATCGACTCCGGCCTCACGCTCTCGTGGCTGCTGGCGAACCTGCGCAGCCGCAACCCCGCCTCCGTCGAGGTCGCCACTCTGCTGCGTAAGCCTGACGCCGCGAAGGTGGACGTGGACGTCCGGTACGTCGGCTTTGACGTGCCGAGCGAGTTCGTCGTCGGCTACGGGCTGGACTACGACGGCCGGTACCGGAATCTCCCGTTCGTGGGAACGCTTGCCGAGCACGTCTATCAACGGTGAACACGGCCGACCGCGTTCTGATAGTTGGCCAACGATCTCGTGCACGCACAAGTTCCGTCGTACTGCCATAGGCGAACACGTGCACGAGCTGCCAGATCTGTCGTATAGCGTCACCCGGTAGAACTGCTAGCAGGAGGGACCGGGGCGCGACCCCATAGGTGCGATGAACGTCAAGAAGCTGCTGCGTGGCCCACTGATCTGGATCCTGATCCCGATCATCGTGATCATCGTGAGTTTTCAGCTCATGAGTGGTGGCGGCGTGCGCCAGATCGACACCTCCGTGGGGCTGGAGCTGCTCGACGGAGACACGGTCGAACAGGTCGAGATCACCGACGGTGAGCAGAGAGTCAACCTCACGTTGAGCGAGCCCTACGTCGAGGGTGAGACCGACTACGGCACCGACGTGGAGTTCTACTACGTCACCCCCCAGGCCGACACGGTGGCCGAAGCCGTCGCGGCGAACGACCCCACCGGTGGGTACAACTCCGTCGTGCCGCAGACGCCCTGGTGGTCCAGCCTCCTGATGACGCTGCTGACGATCATCCTGCTGGTGGGTGTGTTCTGGTTCATCCTCTCGCGCATGCAGGGCGGGAACTCCCGCATGATGAACTTCGGCAAGTCCAAGGCCAAGCAGGTCACCAAGGAGACGCCGACGGTCTCCTTCACCGACGTCGCCGGTGTGGACGAGGCTGTCGAGGAACTGCACGAGATCAAGGACTTCCTCGCCGATCCCACGAGGTTCCAGGCGGTGGGCGCGAAGATCCCCAAGGGTGTGTTGCTCTATGGCCCACCCGGAACGGGTAAGA
It encodes:
- the hpt gene encoding hypoxanthine phosphoribosyltransferase; translated protein: MDATDMGTDLKEVLLTEEQIGTTLDELAAHIDADYAGKDVLLVGVLKGAVMVMADLSRRLHTPLTMDWMAVSSYGSGTKSSGVVRILKDLDTDIDGRHVLIAEDIIDSGLTLSWLLANLRSRNPASVEVATLLRKPDAAKVDVDVRYVGFDVPSEFVVGYGLDYDGRYRNLPFVGTLAEHVYQR
- a CDS encoding pyridoxamine 5'-phosphate oxidase family protein, producing MSIQGPTAERPTMPDGYGIPSSRDGLLDWADVEKQLTAAKHYWLSTVRPDGTPHSVPRWGVWLDGRFWYDGAPTTRHVRNLESNPAVSLHLESGAEAIIVEGASTATSAQPDDFGARLSAAFSKYHDDGYDPGPDSWAGEQGGGLRVITPSRVLAWFSFPTDCTRFTFHR
- the tilS gene encoding tRNA lysidine(34) synthetase TilS; protein product: MPGPQPPVARVRHTVRTFLDERLATGRLRPGDLLLVACSGGPDSLALAAATAFVAPRLGLRAGAVVVDHGLQGGSATIADTARAACADLDLEPATVVRVQMPPDNPDGPEGGARAVRYNALTEEVARTGAAAVLLGHTRDDQAETVLLALARGSGTRSLAGMAAVREPFWRPLLSATRADTHAVCEALGLPVWHDPSNAVDGPWRTADGEPLRRSAIRHVVLPTLTEALGPGVPESLARTAELARADAVLLDELTDQAWERLACSEPNGTVTAPVGELAEVPTAVRRRLLRRLALAAGCPGGALSHAHTERMDALVIAWTGQGPVHLPGGIDAVRTCGRLVLRVGPARPAR
- a CDS encoding zinc-dependent metalloprotease; translation: MGANVSDRAIDWPLATSRAAALTRPGPRVPPAELAEFVAELRTSAREAPAHVGAVTGLLEPALQAGSGPVYVIDRPRWTEANIEMLRGTIGDVLPAPSQPWGARFAGEELGVLLSLLASRVLGQYDPFTRRTDGADGTAPGADGAAPLSAQPGRLVLVAPNIWRIHDDLGVRRRDFGMWVCLHEQTHALQFAAAPWLSDHLRERMRSLMSAVTDTDSGAQRLQDLLRALPKVLTGERHDAPAGGLVDAVLSDSERAAMAEMAAVMSLLEGHADVVMDAVGPRVVPTVKKIRKAFEKRRAGTGPIDLLLRRILGLDAKLAQYRNGAAFVRGVVDQVGHEGFNAVWSGPHALPSADEIADPAAWVRRLHS
- a CDS encoding HNH endonuclease, with product MTSTATGTAFSAPAGNAVLAALRENRTAARAVDIECAELVVAWVGERAIDTATLGALRGGPVFDPDEHAGMPVPDEHAGLPGTEQPMRLAGDGAPLVSDLEFTRLATALGQSNEAALAYVGVVVELAYRLPQLWSRVRAGQVSIYRARAVTRMSKRLPFAGAAWVDAQVAWTIGSCTVAQIERTVSAAMATFDPEQAAKDEQAALEGRHFDIRLDEAATTAAPGPGAGLGVGSVVRVEGGLDLADALDLEAAVSDQARVLAGFLPGTSEDVRRSIAVGDLARGHTTLPIPTTPGSGEGGSEGVSGGGAAPTTTTGTSVVGAPGATGGMGRTVMLYLHLPADALNDHAEAGTGESSGTGEGAGNSGETGPVFGSGVVGRCENTKSPVSKEQIRQWCATAGRILVRPVIDLAGHTDATTYEASPKLREQIILRDGRCRFPYCNRSARSADLDHSVPFDRGGRTSSVNMAALCRRHHRAKTHAGWSYSMITPGVYYWAAPDGAHYLVTPTGTYPIPTAGTSMGARNGRGSPRGGSPPESRHDQPHSKDVAGPPRPDLPGHTDPPPV